A single region of the Nocardioides aquaticus genome encodes:
- a CDS encoding SGNH/GDSL hydrolase family protein, producing the protein MGRAGAARKLAAAAAYGGGGLSVVGAGLYGVLTAEAKLARRTIGQPRDEPPPDATGWYGRGRPGPAIKVALLGDSSAAGYGVDRVEETPGALLASGVAEHADRRVYLREFCKVGAESSALAGQVERALAIEPDVVVVLIGANDVTHVTLPSQSVRHLSEGVRRLIAGGCSVVVGTCPDLGTIKPIAPPLKQVARAWSRRLAAAQTIAVVEEGGRTVSIGSVLGPEFDAAPALFFGPDQFHPSAAGYSSLATVLLPSVLAALGFARPDEALPEAYRGEGRLPITAAAVAAAQTPGTEVDGTAVGGEKRGVRGLWVELRHRRGRLPGQGQAPEAEETAEGPGSDPGPSGHAPT; encoded by the coding sequence GTGGGGAGAGCAGGAGCAGCACGCAAGCTCGCCGCCGCCGCCGCGTACGGCGGGGGCGGCCTGTCCGTCGTCGGCGCCGGGCTCTACGGCGTGCTGACGGCCGAGGCCAAGCTGGCCCGCAGGACGATCGGGCAGCCCCGCGACGAGCCGCCGCCGGACGCCACCGGCTGGTACGGCCGCGGCCGCCCGGGACCGGCGATCAAGGTGGCGCTGCTCGGCGACTCCAGCGCGGCCGGGTACGGCGTGGACCGCGTCGAGGAGACCCCGGGCGCCCTGCTGGCCAGCGGCGTCGCCGAGCACGCCGACCGTCGGGTCTACCTGCGCGAGTTCTGCAAGGTCGGCGCGGAGTCCTCCGCCCTGGCCGGGCAGGTCGAGCGGGCCCTGGCCATCGAGCCGGACGTCGTGGTCGTCCTGATCGGCGCCAACGACGTCACCCACGTGACCCTGCCCTCGCAGTCGGTGCGCCACCTCTCCGAGGGCGTGCGGCGCCTGATCGCGGGAGGCTGCTCGGTCGTCGTCGGCACCTGCCCCGACCTGGGCACGATCAAGCCGATCGCCCCGCCGTTGAAGCAGGTGGCCCGGGCGTGGTCGCGGCGGCTCGCGGCGGCGCAGACGATCGCGGTGGTCGAGGAGGGCGGGCGCACCGTCTCCATCGGCTCGGTGCTCGGACCCGAGTTCGACGCCGCGCCGGCCCTGTTCTTCGGTCCCGACCAGTTCCACCCCTCGGCCGCCGGCTACTCCTCGCTGGCCACCGTGCTGTTGCCCTCGGTCCTCGCCGCGCTGGGCTTCGCGCGACCCGACGAGGCGCTGCCGGAGGCGTACCGGGGTGAGGGCCGGCTGCCGATCACCGCGGCCGCCGTCGCCGCCGCCCAGACGCCGGGCACGGAGGTCGACGGCACCGCCGTCGGTGGCGAGAAGCGCGGCGTGCGCGGGCTCTGGGTGGAGCTGCGCCACCGCCGGGGACGGCTGCCCGGCCAGGGCCAGGCGCCCGAGGCCGAAGAGACGGCCGAGGGCCCCGGATCAGATCCGGGGCCCTCGGGTCACGCGCCGACCTAG
- a CDS encoding Bax inhibitor-1/YccA family membrane protein encodes MQSNNPVFRRSEEFNRGGQNAPSYGNQTYAGNGYPGNDPSQWGTGTPGDQGYGLAPDGGRMTIDTVVQKTAITLGLVIVTALATWIMTPDMTPGANVAALFSAAMIGSLGAFALSMVLSFKREISPALVLVFAALEGVALGAFSKVLDGYVGGEGNIVSGAVFGTMAAFAGTLAAYKFFEIKVGDKFRKGVMAAMFGMVGLAMMSFVLSIFGVNTGLFGFGFLGTITAVVGLVLGVFMLILDFDFVEKGIANGLPERESWRAAFAMTVSLVWIYTNLLRLLAILQSD; translated from the coding sequence ATGCAGAGCAACAACCCGGTGTTCCGCCGCTCGGAGGAGTTCAACCGAGGCGGCCAGAACGCCCCGTCCTACGGCAACCAGACCTACGCCGGCAACGGCTACCCGGGCAACGACCCCAGCCAGTGGGGCACCGGCACGCCGGGCGACCAGGGCTACGGCCTCGCGCCCGACGGCGGTCGGATGACGATCGACACTGTCGTCCAGAAGACCGCGATCACGCTGGGCCTGGTCATCGTCACCGCCCTGGCCACCTGGATCATGACCCCGGACATGACCCCGGGCGCCAACGTCGCGGCGCTGTTCTCGGCCGCGATGATCGGCTCGCTGGGCGCCTTCGCGCTGTCCATGGTGCTCTCCTTCAAGCGGGAGATCAGCCCGGCGCTCGTCCTGGTGTTCGCTGCCCTCGAGGGCGTCGCCCTCGGTGCCTTCAGCAAGGTGCTCGACGGCTACGTCGGCGGTGAGGGCAACATCGTCAGCGGTGCGGTCTTCGGCACGATGGCGGCCTTCGCCGGCACGCTCGCGGCCTACAAGTTCTTCGAGATCAAGGTCGGTGACAAGTTCCGCAAGGGCGTCATGGCCGCGATGTTCGGCATGGTCGGCCTGGCCATGATGAGCTTCGTGCTGAGCATCTTCGGCGTCAACACCGGCCTGTTCGGCTTCGGCTTCCTCGGCACGATCACCGCCGTGGTCGGCCTGGTGCTCGGCGTCTTCATGCTGATCCTCGACTTCGACTTCGTGGAGAAGGGCATCGCCAACGGCCTGCCCGAGCGCGAGTCGTGGCGCGCGGCGTTCGCGATGACGGTCAGCCTGGTCTGGATCTACACCAACCTGCTGCGCCTGCTCGCGATCCTGCAGTCCGACTGA
- a CDS encoding uracil-DNA glycosylase yields MTDLPHPLTGRPYPSPVPPASGWPGDPTDARTADVPAGPWRELDATISTCRRCPRLVTWREEVAHAKRASYAGEPYWGRPVPGFGATDAGVLVVGLAPAAHGANRTGRVFTGDRSGDWLYAGLHRAGLATQPTSVHAGDGLELVGTRVAAAVRCAPPANKPTPAERDACAPFLDTELGLLAPHLRVVVALGSFGWAAALTALGRAGSAVPRPRPRFGHGAEAHLPALPGGPGPLVLLGCYHPSQQNTFTGRLTEPMLDAVLGRAAALG; encoded by the coding sequence GTGACCGACCTGCCGCACCCGCTGACCGGCCGGCCGTACCCCTCGCCCGTGCCGCCGGCGTCCGGCTGGCCCGGCGACCCGACCGACGCGCGCACCGCCGACGTCCCGGCGGGTCCCTGGCGCGAGCTCGACGCCACGATCAGCACCTGCCGTCGCTGCCCGCGGCTGGTGACCTGGCGCGAGGAGGTCGCCCACGCCAAGCGGGCGTCGTACGCCGGCGAGCCCTACTGGGGCCGGCCGGTGCCGGGCTTCGGCGCCACCGACGCGGGCGTGCTCGTGGTGGGGCTGGCGCCCGCGGCGCACGGCGCCAACCGCACCGGACGCGTGTTCACCGGCGACCGGTCGGGGGACTGGCTCTACGCCGGTCTGCACCGCGCGGGCCTCGCCACGCAGCCGACGAGCGTCCACGCCGGTGACGGCCTCGAGCTGGTCGGCACCCGCGTGGCGGCGGCCGTACGGTGCGCGCCCCCGGCCAACAAGCCGACCCCGGCCGAGCGGGACGCGTGCGCGCCGTTCCTCGACACCGAGCTGGGGCTGCTCGCGCCGCACCTGCGCGTGGTGGTCGCGCTCGGGTCCTTCGGCTGGGCCGCCGCGCTCACCGCGCTGGGCCGGGCCGGGAGCGCCGTACCGCGCCCGCGGCCGCGCTTCGGGCACGGCGCGGAGGCCCACCTGCCGGCCCTGCCCGGAGGTCCGGGACCGCTGGTCCTCCTCGGCTGCTACCACCCCAGCCAGCAGAACACCTTCACCGGACGACTGACCGAGCCGATGCTCGACGCGGTGCTCGGTCGGGCAGCCGCCCTGGGATGA
- a CDS encoding exopolyphosphatase, producing the protein MTDPVVAAIDCGTNTVKLLIGALPDVAVREARMVRLGEGVDRTGELSEAALGRTFAALDEYADLLAAHDVSRLRFCATSATRDAANAEVFAAGVEQRLGVRPEVLSGAEEAALSYAGAVRGLAGLAELVAPVLVVDIGGGSTELVLGGDDLADGVAQAESLQVGSVRLHERHLHDDPPTRAQVEACTADLDAALDGCPVEVARARTVVGVAGTVTTVAAGVLDLDAYDREAIDRAVLDVPAVEEQAARLLAMSTAERRELRWLHPGRVDVIGAGALVLSRVLAHARPQRLVVSESDILDGIAWSLSPR; encoded by the coding sequence ATGACTGACCCGGTGGTCGCGGCGATCGACTGCGGCACCAACACCGTCAAGCTGCTGATCGGCGCGCTGCCCGACGTCGCCGTCCGCGAGGCCCGGATGGTGCGGCTCGGCGAGGGCGTCGACCGCACCGGCGAGCTGTCGGAGGCCGCGCTGGGGCGCACCTTCGCCGCCCTCGACGAGTACGCCGACCTGCTCGCCGCCCACGACGTCTCCCGGCTCCGGTTCTGCGCCACCTCCGCCACCCGCGACGCCGCCAACGCGGAGGTCTTCGCCGCCGGCGTCGAGCAGCGGCTCGGCGTCCGGCCGGAGGTGCTGAGCGGTGCGGAGGAGGCGGCGCTGTCGTACGCCGGGGCCGTGCGCGGTCTGGCCGGGCTCGCCGAGCTGGTCGCGCCGGTGCTGGTCGTCGACATCGGCGGTGGCTCGACCGAGCTGGTGCTGGGCGGCGACGACCTGGCCGACGGGGTCGCGCAGGCCGAGTCGCTCCAGGTCGGGTCGGTGCGCCTGCACGAGCGGCACCTGCACGACGACCCGCCGACGCGCGCCCAGGTCGAGGCCTGCACCGCCGACCTGGACGCCGCCCTGGACGGCTGCCCGGTCGAGGTGGCCCGCGCCCGCACCGTGGTCGGCGTCGCCGGCACGGTCACGACGGTGGCCGCCGGGGTCCTCGACCTCGACGCCTACGACCGCGAGGCCATCGACCGGGCCGTGCTCGACGTGCCCGCGGTGGAGGAGCAGGCCGCGCGGCTGCTGGCGATGAGCACCGCGGAGCGCCGGGAGCTGCGCTGGCTGCACCCCGGCCGGGTCGACGTGATCGGGGCCGGCGCCCTGGTGCTCTCGCGGGTGCTGGCCCACGCCCGCCCGCAGCGCCTGGTGGTCTCCGAGTCCGACATCCTCGACGGCATCGCCTGGTCCCTCTCGCCGAGATGA
- a CDS encoding DUF501 domain-containing protein, with amino-acid sequence MSVEPHDERVVREQLGRPARAIHAVGHRCTCGAPDVVTTEPRLPNGTPFPTTYYLTCPRAASRIGTLEGSGLMREMQDRLGEDPTLAQAYAAAHRAYLADRAALGDVPEIDGISAGGMPDRVKCLHVLAGHALAAGPGVNPLGDEVLALLGDWGAEGPCVVVPEDERDAAGRDDD; translated from the coding sequence GTGAGCGTCGAGCCCCACGACGAGCGGGTGGTCCGCGAGCAGCTCGGACGCCCCGCCCGTGCCATCCACGCCGTCGGCCACCGTTGCACCTGCGGCGCGCCGGACGTGGTGACGACCGAGCCGCGGCTGCCCAACGGCACCCCGTTCCCGACCACCTACTACCTGACCTGCCCGCGGGCCGCGTCCCGGATCGGCACGCTCGAGGGCTCCGGGCTGATGCGCGAGATGCAGGACCGGCTGGGCGAGGACCCCACGCTGGCGCAGGCGTACGCCGCCGCGCACCGCGCGTACCTCGCCGACCGCGCGGCCCTGGGCGACGTGCCCGAGATCGACGGCATCTCGGCCGGAGGGATGCCGGACCGCGTGAAGTGCCTGCACGTGCTCGCCGGGCACGCGCTGGCGGCCGGCCCCGGCGTCAACCCGCTCGGGGACGAGGTCCTCGCGCTGCTGGGCGACTGGGGCGCCGAGGGCCCGTGCGTCGTGGTGCCCGAGGACGAGCGCGACGCGGCCGGACGCGACGATGACTGA
- a CDS encoding FtsB family cell division protein, protein MADRPDKRRPPTRGRSRPRTGGAGRGASGSATPGTGPAPATPRRRPRLTGRSAVLVLVLAVLAVSYASSMRAYLEQRAHIGDLKAEIAEREAAIDDLSLERKRWDDPAYAEQQARERFGYVMPGETSYVVLDEDGEPLEPEATLSGDTPVDPADEQAWWDRAWSSVETAGDPPRTEDAPAVRVDGTQR, encoded by the coding sequence GTGGCCGACCGCCCCGACAAGCGCCGCCCGCCCACGCGGGGGCGCAGCCGACCCCGTACGGGCGGGGCCGGTCGGGGCGCGTCCGGCAGCGCGACCCCGGGCACCGGGCCGGCGCCCGCCACGCCCCGGCGCCGCCCGCGGCTGACCGGCCGCTCGGCGGTCCTGGTCCTGGTGCTCGCGGTGCTCGCGGTCAGCTACGCCTCCTCGATGCGCGCCTACCTCGAGCAGCGCGCCCACATCGGGGACCTCAAGGCCGAGATCGCCGAGCGCGAGGCCGCGATCGACGACCTCAGCCTCGAACGCAAGCGGTGGGACGACCCGGCCTACGCCGAGCAGCAGGCCCGGGAGCGGTTCGGCTACGTGATGCCGGGGGAGACCTCCTACGTCGTGCTGGACGAGGACGGCGAGCCGCTCGAGCCCGAGGCGACCCTGTCCGGCGACACGCCGGTCGACCCCGCCGACGAGCAGGCCTGGTGGGACCGCGCCTGGTCCTCGGTCGAGACCGCCGGCGACCCGCCGCGCACCGAGGACGCGCCCGCGGTGCGTGTCGACGGCACCCAGCGGTGA
- the eno gene encoding phosphopyruvate hydratase yields the protein MAAIEAVGAREILDSRGNPTVEVEVLLDDGVFARAAVPSGASTGAFEAVELRDGGERYLGKGVQGAVDAVIDRIGPALVGVEADDQRLVDQVMLDLDGTPNKAELGANAILGVSLATARAASESAGLPLYRYVGGANAHVLPVPMMNILNGGSHADSNVDVQEFMVAPIGAPTFREAVRMGAEVYHSLKSVLKQRGLATGLGDEGGFAPSLDSNRAALDLIAEAVGAAGLSLGSDIVLALDVAATEFCEGDVYTFEGGSKSAAEMTAYYAELVDAYPIVSIEDPLDEEDWAGWRTMTEQLGDKIQIVGDDLFVTNVERLRRGIEGGQANALLVKVNQIGSLTETLDSVDLAHRAGFRCMMSHRSGETEDTTIADLAVATNCGQIKTGAPARSERVAKYNQLLRIEEELGDAARYAGAAAFPRLTR from the coding sequence GTGGCAGCAATCGAAGCAGTCGGCGCACGCGAGATCCTCGACTCCCGCGGCAACCCCACCGTCGAGGTCGAGGTGCTCCTCGACGACGGCGTGTTCGCCCGCGCGGCCGTCCCCAGCGGCGCCTCCACCGGCGCCTTCGAGGCCGTGGAGCTCCGCGACGGCGGCGAGCGCTACCTCGGCAAGGGCGTCCAGGGCGCCGTGGACGCCGTCATCGACCGGATCGGCCCCGCCCTCGTCGGGGTCGAGGCCGACGACCAGCGCCTGGTCGACCAGGTGATGCTCGACCTCGACGGCACCCCGAACAAGGCCGAGCTGGGCGCCAACGCGATCCTCGGCGTCTCGCTGGCCACGGCCCGCGCCGCCTCGGAGTCGGCCGGGCTGCCGCTCTACCGCTACGTCGGCGGCGCCAACGCCCACGTGCTGCCGGTGCCGATGATGAACATCCTCAACGGCGGCTCGCACGCCGACTCGAACGTCGACGTCCAGGAGTTCATGGTCGCCCCGATCGGCGCCCCGACCTTCCGCGAGGCCGTCCGGATGGGCGCGGAGGTCTACCACTCCCTGAAGTCGGTGCTCAAGCAGCGCGGCCTGGCCACCGGCCTGGGCGACGAGGGCGGGTTCGCGCCGAGCCTGGACTCCAACCGCGCCGCGCTCGACCTCATCGCCGAGGCCGTCGGTGCCGCCGGGCTCAGCCTGGGCTCCGACATCGTGCTGGCCCTCGACGTCGCCGCGACCGAGTTCTGCGAGGGCGACGTCTACACCTTCGAGGGCGGCTCGAAGTCCGCCGCCGAGATGACGGCCTACTACGCCGAGCTCGTCGACGCCTACCCCATCGTCTCCATCGAGGACCCCCTCGACGAGGAGGACTGGGCCGGCTGGCGCACGATGACCGAGCAGCTCGGCGACAAGATCCAGATCGTCGGCGACGACCTCTTCGTCACCAACGTCGAGCGCCTGCGTCGCGGCATCGAGGGCGGCCAGGCCAACGCGCTGCTGGTCAAGGTCAACCAGATCGGCTCGCTGACCGAGACCCTCGACTCCGTCGACCTCGCCCACCGCGCCGGCTTCCGCTGCATGATGAGCCACCGCTCGGGCGAGACCGAGGACACCACGATCGCCGACCTGGCCGTGGCCACGAACTGCGGCCAGATCAAGACCGGCGCCCCGGCCCGCTCGGAGCGGGTGGCCAAGTACAACCAGCTGCTCCGCATCGAGGAGGAGCTCGGCGACGCCGCCCGCTACGCCGGCGCCGCCGCGTTCCCGCGGCTGACCCGCTGA
- a CDS encoding amidase, whose amino-acid sequence MLSQDEYAAHDAVGLAALVRDGQATSADLVAAARARLAEVNPRINAVVTELDPPVRDAGAPADAPFAGVPFLLKDLGQDLAGHPTSGGSRSMVDVPAVDNAVVVDRWLAAGLVVLGKTNTPELGAKGITEPAAHGPSRNPWDLDRTPGGSSGGSAAAVAAGVVPCAAASDGGGSIRIPASACGLVGLKAGRGLLPVGPTVGETISGTTVDGVLSRTVRDTAAMLDVLAGASEVQPFLPAPPAESYAAEVGRDPGRLRVAVCTASRITPEVHPEALAAVRRAADLLAAQGHDVVELDEQPVDDEALAQDFLTSWFVHCARSVADFRARSGAGDEGFEPDTLLMAALGRATSATDYVAAVENRHHHVRRLAAFHRDHDLLLTPTTATPPPRVGQFDLPAAAVLGQKALLRAKVAGLLRFTPLVQQLIRENLGWVPYTQLANLTGRPAISLPLHRTPEGLPMGVQLVGRLGSEGLLLRLAAQLEDAAPWAHLRPVL is encoded by the coding sequence GTGCTGAGCCAAGACGAGTACGCCGCCCACGACGCCGTCGGCCTGGCCGCGCTGGTCCGCGACGGGCAGGCCACCTCCGCCGACCTCGTCGCCGCCGCGCGGGCCCGGCTGGCCGAGGTCAACCCCCGGATCAACGCCGTCGTCACCGAGCTCGACCCGCCGGTGCGCGACGCCGGCGCCCCGGCCGACGCGCCCTTCGCCGGGGTGCCGTTCCTGCTCAAGGACCTCGGTCAGGACCTGGCCGGGCACCCGACCAGCGGCGGGTCCCGGTCGATGGTCGACGTCCCGGCCGTCGACAACGCCGTCGTCGTCGACCGGTGGCTGGCCGCCGGCCTGGTCGTCCTCGGCAAGACCAACACCCCCGAGCTCGGCGCCAAGGGCATCACCGAGCCGGCCGCGCACGGCCCCTCCCGCAACCCCTGGGACCTCGACCGCACGCCCGGCGGGTCCTCGGGCGGGTCGGCGGCCGCGGTCGCCGCAGGCGTGGTGCCCTGCGCCGCGGCCAGCGACGGCGGCGGCTCCATCCGGATCCCGGCCTCGGCCTGCGGCCTGGTGGGCCTGAAGGCCGGGCGCGGCCTGCTCCCGGTCGGACCGACGGTCGGCGAGACCATCTCCGGCACCACGGTCGACGGGGTGCTCTCGCGGACCGTGCGCGACACCGCCGCGATGCTCGACGTCCTGGCGGGGGCCAGCGAGGTCCAGCCGTTCCTGCCGGCGCCGCCCGCGGAGTCGTACGCCGCCGAGGTCGGCCGCGACCCCGGCCGCCTGCGGGTCGCGGTCTGCACGGCCAGCCGGATCACCCCCGAGGTGCACCCCGAGGCCCTGGCCGCGGTCCGCCGCGCCGCGGACCTGCTCGCAGCGCAGGGCCACGACGTGGTCGAGCTCGACGAGCAGCCCGTCGACGACGAGGCCCTGGCCCAGGACTTCCTCACCAGCTGGTTCGTGCACTGCGCGCGCTCGGTCGCCGACTTCCGGGCCCGCTCGGGCGCCGGCGACGAGGGGTTCGAGCCGGACACGCTGCTGATGGCCGCGCTCGGCCGCGCGACCAGCGCCACCGACTACGTCGCCGCGGTCGAGAACCGCCACCATCACGTACGCCGTCTCGCCGCGTTCCACCGCGACCACGACCTGCTGCTGACGCCGACCACCGCCACCCCGCCGCCGCGGGTCGGGCAGTTCGACCTGCCGGCCGCCGCCGTCCTCGGCCAGAAGGCCCTGCTGCGGGCGAAGGTCGCCGGCCTGCTGCGGTTCACCCCGCTGGTCCAGCAGCTGATCCGGGAGAACCTCGGCTGGGTGCCCTACACCCAGCTGGCCAACCTCACCGGCCGCCCCGCGATCAGCCTCCCGCTGCACCGCACGCCCGAGGGCCTGCCGATGGGCGTCCAGCTGGTCGGGCGGCTGGGCAGCGAGGGCCTGCTGCTCCGGCTCGCGGCCCAGCTCGAGGACGCCGCACCCTGGGCGCACCTGCGGCCCGTCCTGTGA
- a CDS encoding ScyD/ScyE family protein — MSRSRRTILTAGAALAVVMAGASGPGGAQASHSPGSGGPPQTVVDLEGPRGVDALGHGRTLVTEADGTFSMVVERRGEEPYTAELGRLRTDFAPAVAFGRGGTVYLLTGSAAPPEQAAMDKLSGEEPQRVPSAGATLFRWRLGWARPRPVADIGAYQQTDPDPADLEDAPEESNPFGLAALRSGAVLVADAAGNDLLRVRRNGEVETVARLLPRTVEVPAGLPDVPPEEGGPLPPAGTPLPSEGVATSVTVGPDGAWYVGELRGFPATPGTSQVWRVEPGSTDATCDPSHPRRGACTRFADGLTSVVDLGASRRHLYAAELSEQSWLQVELGVPGAEVGAVTRWDRRGAPAGELAPGELVLPGGVDADHGVYVTGPVFGPGALLRFG; from the coding sequence ATGTCCAGATCCAGGCGAACGATCCTCACTGCCGGCGCCGCGCTGGCCGTGGTGATGGCAGGCGCGAGCGGGCCCGGTGGCGCCCAGGCGTCCCACTCCCCGGGGTCCGGGGGGCCGCCGCAGACCGTGGTCGACCTCGAGGGACCCCGGGGGGTCGACGCCCTCGGTCACGGCCGCACCCTGGTGACCGAGGCGGACGGCACCTTCAGCATGGTCGTCGAGCGGCGCGGCGAGGAGCCGTACACCGCCGAGCTCGGCCGGCTCCGCACGGACTTCGCGCCCGCGGTGGCGTTCGGTCGTGGCGGGACGGTCTACCTGCTCACCGGGTCCGCGGCGCCTCCGGAGCAGGCGGCCATGGACAAGCTCAGCGGCGAGGAGCCGCAGCGCGTGCCGTCCGCCGGCGCGACCCTCTTCAGGTGGCGGCTCGGCTGGGCGCGGCCGCGCCCGGTCGCCGACATCGGCGCCTACCAGCAGACCGACCCGGATCCTGCGGACCTCGAGGACGCTCCTGAGGAGAGCAACCCCTTCGGTCTCGCGGCGCTGCGGAGCGGGGCGGTGCTGGTGGCCGACGCCGCCGGCAACGACCTGCTCCGGGTCCGGCGCAACGGTGAGGTCGAGACCGTGGCGCGGCTGCTGCCCCGCACCGTCGAGGTGCCGGCCGGCCTGCCGGACGTCCCGCCCGAGGAGGGCGGCCCGCTGCCACCGGCCGGCACCCCCCTCCCGTCGGAGGGGGTGGCCACCTCGGTCACCGTCGGTCCCGACGGGGCCTGGTACGTCGGGGAGCTGCGGGGTTTCCCCGCCACCCCCGGGACGTCCCAGGTCTGGCGCGTCGAGCCCGGTTCCACGGACGCGACCTGCGACCCGAGCCACCCACGACGCGGTGCGTGCACCCGCTTCGCCGACGGGCTGACCTCGGTGGTCGACCTCGGCGCCAGCCGCAGGCACCTCTACGCAGCGGAGCTGTCCGAGCAGAGCTGGCTGCAGGTCGAGCTCGGCGTGCCCGGTGCCGAGGTGGGGGCCGTCACGCGGTGGGACCGCCGGGGTGCGCCGGCCGGTGAGCTGGCGCCGGGCGAGCTGGTCCTGCCCGGCGGCGTCGACGCGGACCACGGGGTCTACGTCACCGGACCGGTCTTCGGGCCGGGGGCGCTGCTCCGGTTCGGCTAG
- a CDS encoding MazG family protein has product MVDPVPDPVPDPVGEFADVVRVLQAQCPWKAAQTHRSLVRHLLEEAHETVEAIETGTPADLREELGDLLMQVFLHTAIAEQAGDFTLDDVAREVTAKMVRRNPHVFGPDAGAAAGSLTPAEVNEVWEAAKAREKAHRTALADGIAPTLPALLTADKVLDRMGRAGTDPALASVGDEDAGVGERLLALVAEARVSGTDPEQALRAAVRRRLTPG; this is encoded by the coding sequence GTGGTGGACCCGGTGCCCGACCCGGTGCCCGACCCGGTGGGGGAGTTCGCCGACGTCGTGCGCGTGCTGCAGGCGCAGTGCCCGTGGAAGGCCGCCCAGACCCACCGCTCGCTGGTGCGGCACCTGCTCGAGGAGGCGCACGAGACCGTCGAGGCGATCGAGACCGGCACGCCCGCGGACCTGCGCGAGGAGCTCGGCGACCTGCTGATGCAGGTCTTCCTGCACACCGCCATCGCCGAGCAGGCCGGTGACTTCACGCTCGACGACGTCGCCCGCGAGGTCACGGCCAAGATGGTGCGCCGCAACCCGCACGTGTTCGGCCCGGACGCCGGCGCGGCCGCGGGCTCGCTGACGCCGGCGGAGGTCAACGAGGTCTGGGAGGCTGCGAAGGCGCGGGAGAAGGCGCACCGCACCGCGCTCGCCGACGGCATCGCCCCGACGCTGCCGGCGCTGCTGACCGCCGACAAGGTGCTGGACAGGATGGGTCGCGCCGGCACCGACCCCGCGCTGGCGTCCGTCGGCGACGAGGACGCCGGGGTGGGCGAGCGGCTGCTCGCCCTCGTCGCCGAGGCGCGCGTGTCAGGCACCGACCCGGAGCAGGCGCTGCGGGCCGCCGTACGCCGCCGGCTGACGCCGGGCTGA